The following proteins are encoded in a genomic region of Hemibagrus wyckioides isolate EC202008001 linkage group LG29, SWU_Hwy_1.0, whole genome shotgun sequence:
- the LOC131348952 gene encoding L-selectin-like translates to MKPCLFLLSITGLVPAVISIMQTVPHKYDLIMTPVTWSTAQNYCREMYTDLATIESDNDWVRLNKLLVSQGITAPFWIGLYNDINSWRWSFNEVPLQNTIFRMWGAGNPDNNHGNESCGIICSAGTWWDANCYDLRPFICYNGNNSGADRFVGVTSPMLS, encoded by the exons ATGAAGCCCTGCCTTTTTCTCCTGAGTATCACTG GTCTTGTACCAGCTGTCATTTCCATCATGCAAACTGTCCCTCACAAGTATGATCTAATCATGACACCAGTGACGTGGTCCACTGCACAAAACTACTGCAGAGAAATGTACACTGACCTGGCAACAATAGAAAGTGACAATGACTGGGTAAGGctaaataaattattagtaAGCCAAGGTATAACAGCACCTTTCTGGATCGGACTCTACAACGACATTAACAGTTGGCGTTGGTCCTTTAATGAAGTTCCACTGCAGAATACCATTTTTAGGATGTGGGGTGCTGGAAATCCTGATAATAACCAtggaaatgaatcatgtggTATTATATGCTCTGCTGGGACCTGGTGGGATGCTAACTGCTATGATTTGAGACCCTTTATCTGCTACAATG GTAATaacagtggtgctgacaggTTTGTTGGGGTCACAAGTCCTATGCTGTCCTAG